A genomic window from Alkalihalobacillus sp. AL-G includes:
- a CDS encoding DUF1028 domain-containing protein translates to MYTGKIPNDLVATFSIVGYDPKTEELGIAVQSKFIGVGSVVPWAKAGIGAVATQSYANTSYGPQGLEYMASGKTAEETIKLLTEPDEERELRQVGVVDANGNAATFTGNDCYDWAGGRTGHHNAAQGNILVSQETVDAMGETFERTEGTLAERLLKALDAGQQAGGDSRGKQSAALLIVREEGGYGGFNDRAIDLRVDDHPEPIKELIRIHDLHQLYFSPSKKESIAEIKGDVYSELANELERLGFLEQKANHTQVAVEDALRVFVHRENFEEREQKRGLIDLEILNYMKKIQ, encoded by the coding sequence ATGTATACTGGCAAAATACCAAATGATCTTGTTGCGACCTTTTCGATTGTCGGCTATGACCCGAAAACAGAAGAGCTTGGCATTGCCGTTCAATCCAAATTCATCGGTGTCGGGTCGGTAGTGCCATGGGCGAAGGCTGGAATCGGTGCTGTCGCGACGCAATCCTATGCGAACACGTCTTATGGTCCACAAGGCCTCGAGTATATGGCATCAGGAAAAACAGCGGAAGAAACGATCAAGCTGCTCACTGAACCAGATGAGGAACGTGAACTCCGTCAGGTTGGGGTTGTGGATGCAAACGGAAATGCTGCTACATTCACAGGCAATGACTGTTACGACTGGGCTGGAGGACGGACAGGACATCATAATGCAGCACAGGGTAACATTCTCGTGAGCCAAGAAACTGTAGATGCGATGGGCGAAACGTTCGAACGTACAGAAGGAACCCTCGCCGAGCGCCTTTTAAAAGCATTGGATGCCGGCCAGCAAGCTGGTGGAGACAGTCGAGGCAAGCAATCAGCTGCACTTCTCATCGTAAGAGAAGAAGGCGGCTATGGCGGGTTTAATGACCGTGCTATTGATCTACGGGTCGACGACCATCCTGAACCGATCAAAGAATTGATTCGCATCCATGATCTGCACCAGCTTTATTTTTCACCATCTAAAAAAGAAAGCATTGCAGAAATCAAGGGAGACGTGTACAGCGAGCTCGCTAATGAACTCGAACGTCTAGGTTTCCTCGAACAAAAAGCAAACCATACACAGGTTGCGGTTGAGGATGCCTTACGAGTGTTCGTACACCGTGAGAATTTTGAAGAACGTGAGCAAAAGCGAGGACTCATCGATCTCGAAATCCTCAATTATATGAAAAAAATCCAGTAG